The Denticeps clupeoides unplaced genomic scaffold, fDenClu1.1, whole genome shotgun sequence genome window below encodes:
- the LOC114776436 gene encoding symplekin-like isoform X2, which produces MPKFMTFMPKFSPCRLTHVMGMNSPDLLLLVENCPKGAETLVTRCLHILTDKVSPSPELVERVRDLYHKRVPDVRFLIPVINGLEKKEVIQALPKLIKLNPIVVKEVFNRLLGTQHSEGSSSMSPLTPGELLIALHNIDSTKCDNVSRT; this is translated from the exons ATGCCGAAGTTCATGACGTTCATGCCGAAGTTTAGTCCGTGCCGGTTAACGCACG TAATGGGCATGAACTCCCccgacctgctgctgctggtggagaacTGTCCTAAAGGAGCCGAGACGCTGGTCACCCGCTGCCTGCACATCCTCACCGATAAAG TGTCCCCCTCTCCAGAGCTGGTGGAGAGGGTCCGGGATCTCTATCACAAGCGGGTTCCTGATGTCCGCTTCCTCATTCCCGTCATCAACGGCCTGGAGAAG AAAGAGGTGATTCAGGCTCTACCCAAGCTCATCAAGCTGAACCCCATCGTGGTGAAGGAGGTCTTCAACCGGCTCCTCGGCACCCAGCACA gtgaaggcagctcctccatgtctccgCTGACCCCCGGCGAGCTGCTCATCGCCCTCCACAACATCGACTCCACCAAGTGCGacaacgtttccaggacttaa
- the LOC114776436 gene encoding symplekin-like isoform X1, with product MKMKRRRRSRNGRKDPPSSPRCLKTQKSTGCHRGAPGCPPPSSPVSPWPTSAPTCGREPTPTPAEVMGMNSPDLLLLVENCPKGAETLVTRCLHILTDKVSPSPELVERVRDLYHKRVPDVRFLIPVINGLEKKEVIQALPKLIKLNPIVVKEVFNRLLGTQHSEGSSSMSPLTPGELLIALHNIDSTKCDNVSRT from the exons atgaagatgaagaggaggaggaggagccggaaCGGGAGGAAGGACCCGCCCTCTTCACCCCGCTGTCTGAAGACGCAG AAATCGACCGGCTGCCACCGTGGAGCTCCCGGCTGTCCTCCGCCCTCGTCCCCCGTTTCGCCGTGGCCTACGTCCGCTCCAACCTGTGGCCGGGAGCCCACGCCTACGCCCGCGGAAG TAATGGGCATGAACTCCCccgacctgctgctgctggtggagaacTGTCCTAAAGGAGCCGAGACGCTGGTCACCCGCTGCCTGCACATCCTCACCGATAAAG TGTCCCCCTCTCCAGAGCTGGTGGAGAGGGTCCGGGATCTCTATCACAAGCGGGTTCCTGATGTCCGCTTCCTCATTCCCGTCATCAACGGCCTGGAGAAG AAAGAGGTGATTCAGGCTCTACCCAAGCTCATCAAGCTGAACCCCATCGTGGTGAAGGAGGTCTTCAACCGGCTCCTCGGCACCCAGCACA gtgaaggcagctcctccatgtctccgCTGACCCCCGGCGAGCTGCTCATCGCCCTCCACAACATCGACTCCACCAAGTGCGacaacgtttccaggacttaa